Proteins encoded by one window of Macaca mulatta isolate MMU2019108-1 chromosome 10, T2T-MMU8v2.0, whole genome shotgun sequence:
- the SMTN gene encoding smoothelin isoform X2 codes for MRAVASGPGSRTFLRIGRGMVGMGAPGDLHAACPSTPAGTPSPRSRVPVRPPSLSWLEVTADLAERRRIRSAIRELQRQELEREEEALASKRFRAERQDNKENWLHSRQREAEQRVALARLAGQLESMNDVEELTALLRSAGEYEERKLIRAAIRRVRAQEIEAATLAGRLCSARPNSGLREDSKGRVAHRLEQCEVPEREEQEQQTEVSKPTPTPEGTSQDVTTVTLLLQAPPGSTSSSPASASSSPTAASPEPPLEPAEAQCLTAEVPGAPEPPPSPPKTTSPELQESPTLTSTEGQVVNELLSGPKETPAAQSPTRGPSDTKRADVAGPRPCQRSLSVLSPHQPAQNRESTPLASRPSSFQRAGSVRDRVHKFTSDSLMAARLQDGTPRAALSPLTPARLVGPSLTSTTPASSSSGSSSRGRSDTSSRFSKEQQGVAQPLAQLRSCSQEEGPRGRGLAPRPLENGAGGPVARSEEPGAPLPVAVSTAEPGGSMKTTFTIEIKDGRGQASTGRVLLPTGNQRAELTLGLRAPPTLLSTSSGGKSTITRVNSPGTLARLGSVTHVTSFSHAPPSSRGGCSVKAAEDAGTPVAHPPAFSTRRRSSTCTTRSTSLMEPEPAEPPSAAVEAANGAEQTRVNKAPEGRSPLSAEELMTIEDEGVLDKMLDQSTDFEERKLIRAALRELRQRKRDQRDKERERRLQEARGRPGEGRGNTATETTTRHSQRAADGSAVSTVTKTERLVHSNDGTRTARTTTVESSFVRRSENGSGSTMMQTKTFSSSSSSKKMGSIFDREDQTSPRAGSLAALEKRQAEKKKELMKAQSLPKTSASQARKAMIEKLEKEGAAGSPGGPRAAVQRSTSFGVPNANSIKQMLLDWCRAKTRGYEHVDIQNFSSSWSDGMAFCALVHNFFPEAFDYGQLSPQNRRQNFEVAFSSAETHADCPQLLDTEDMVRLREPDWKCVYTYIQEFYRCLVQKGLVKTKKS; via the exons ATGCGGGCAGTCGCTTCCGGCCCCGGCTCCCGCACATTCTTGAGGATTGGGCGGGGAATGGTCGGAATGGGGGCGCCTGGGGACTTGCACGCCGCGTGCCCCTCCACACCAGCCGGGACGCCCTCCCCTCGGTCCCGAGTTCCAGTTCGACCTCCGTCACTCAGCTGG CTGGAGGTCACAGCAGATCTGGCAGAGCGGCGGCGCATCCGCTCAGCCATCCGGGAACTGCAGCGGCaggagctggagcgcgaggaggAGGCCCTGGCATCCAAGCGTTTCCGTGCCGAGCGGCAGGACAACAAGGAGAACTGGCTACA CTCTCGGCAGCGGGAAGCGGAGCAGCGGGTTGCCCTGGCACGGCTGGCAGGGCAGCTGGAGTCCATGAACGACGTAGAGGAATTGACTGCACTG TTGCGAAGCGCTGGTGAGTATGAGGAGCGCAAGCTGATCCGAGCTGCCATCCGCCGCGTACGGGCTCAGGAGATTGAGG CTGCCACCTTGGCTGGGAGGTTGTGCAGTGCGCGTCCCAACAGTGGCTTAAGAGAGGACAGCAAGGGGCGAGTGGCACACAGGCTGGAACAGTGTGAG GTGCCAGAGCGAGAGGAACAGGAACAGCAGACAGAGGTCTCAAAGCCAACTCCCACCCCTGAAGGCACCAGCCAGGATGTGACCACAGTGACACTCCTGCTGCAAGCCCCACCTGGGAGCACATCCagctcacctgcctcagccagcAGTTCACCCACCGCTGCCTCTCCTGAGCCTCCATTGGAGCCTGCCGAGGCCCAGTGCCTTACAGCCGAGGTTCCAGGCGCCCCAGAGCCACCCCCCAGCCCACCCAAGACCACCAGCCCTGAGCTTCAGGAGTCTCCAACGCTCACCAGCACTGAGGGCCAGGTGGTCAACGAG CTTCTGTCTGGCCCTAAAGAGACCCCTGCTGCCCAGAGCCCCACCAGAGGCCCTTCTGACACCAAGAGAGCAG ACGTGGCTGGACCCCGACCCTGCCAACGCTCCCTGTCGGTGCTCAGCCCCCACCAGCCAGCCCAGAACCGAG AGTCCACCCCCCTTGCCAGCAGACCTTCCTCGTTCCAGCGGGCTGGCTCTGTGCGGGACCGTGTCCACAAGTTCACATCAGATTCTCTTATGGCTGCTAGGCTCCAGGATGGCACACCCCGGGCTGCCCTAAGTCCCCTGACCCCCGCAAGGCTCGTGGGCCCCTCCCTCACCAGTAccacccctgcctcctcctccagcgGCTCCTCCTCTCGGGGCCGCAGTGATACCTCCTCCCGGTTCAGCAAGGAGCAACAAGGAGTAGCCCAGCCCCTGGCCCAGCTTCGAAGCTGCTCCCAGGAGGAGGGCCCCAGGGGGCGGGGCTTGGCTCCCAGGCCCCTTGAAAACGGAGCAGGGGGGCCTGTGGCACGTTCAGAGGAGCCTGGTGCCCCATTGCCCGTGGCCGTCAGCACTGCCGAGCCAGGGGGCAGTATGAAGACTACATTCACCATCGAGATCAAGGATGGCCGTGGCCAGGCCTCCACAGGCCGGGTGCTGCTGCCCACAGGCAACCAGAGGGCAG AACTGACACTGGGGCTGCGGGCGCCCCCGACCCTACTCAGCACCAGTAGTGGGGGCAAGAGCACCATCACTCGTGTCAACAGCCCTGGGACCCTGGCTCGGCTGGGCAGTGTCACTCATGTCACCAGCTTCAGCCATGCCCCCCCCAGTAGCCGAGGAGGCTGCAGCGTCAAG GCTGCCGAGGATGCTGGGACCCCTGTGGCCCACCCACCTGCCTTCAGCACCCGCCGCCGCTCCTCCACCTGCACCACCCGCAGCACTAGTCTT ATGGAACCAGAGCCAGCAGAGCCTCCCTCTGCAGCAGTGGAAGCAGCCAATGGGGCCGAGCAGACCCGAGTGAACAAAGCACCAGAGGGGCGGAGCCCTCTGAGCGCTGAGGAGCTGATGACTATTGAGGACGAAGGAGTCTTGGACAAAATG CTGGATCAGAGCACGGACTTTGAAGAGCGGAAGCTCATCCGGGCTGCACTTCGTGAGCTCCGACAAAGGAAGAGAG ACCAGCGGGACAAGGAGCGGGAACGGCGGCTGCAGGAGGCACGGGGCCGGCCAGGGGAGGGCCGCGGCAACACGGCCACTGAGACCACCACGAGGCACAGCCAGCGGGCAGCTGATGGCTCTGCTGTCAGCACTGTTACCAAGACTGAGCGGCTCGTCCACTCCA ATGATGGCACACGGACGGCCCGCACCACCACAGTGGAGTCAAGTTTCGTGAGGCGCTCGGAGA ATGGCAGTGGCAGCACCATGATGCAAACCAAgaccttctcctcttcctcctcatccaAGAAGATGGGCAG CATCTTCGACCGCGAGGACCAGACCAGCCCACGGGCCGGCAGCCTGGCAGCGCTTGAGAAACGCCAGGCCGAGAAGAAGAAAGAGCTGATGAAGGCGCAGAGTCTGCCCaagacctcagcctcccaggcgcGCAAGGCCATGATTGAGAAGTTGGAGAAGGAGGGCGCGGCCGG CAGCCCTGGCGGACCCCGCGCAGCCGTGCAGCGATCCACCAGCTTCGGGGTCCCCAACGCTAACAGCATCAAGCAGATGCTGCTGGACTGGTGCCGAGCCAAGACTCGCGGCTACGAG CATGTCGACATCCAGAACTTCTCCTCCAGCTGGAGTGATGGGATGGCCTTCTGTGCCCTGGTGCACAACTTCTTCCCTGAGGCCTTCGACTATGGGCAGCTTAGCCCTCAGAACCGACGCCAGAACTTCGAGGTGGCCTTCTCATCTGCGGA GACCCATGCGGACTGCCCGCAGCTCCTGGATACAGAGGACATGGTGCGGCTTCGAGAGCCTGACTGGAAGTGCGTGTACACGTACATCCAGGAGTTCTACCGCTGTCTGGTCCAGAAGGGGCTGGTAAAAACCAAAAAGTCCTAA
- the SMTN gene encoding smoothelin isoform X13 — protein sequence MADEALAGLDEGALRKLLEVTADLAERRRIRSAIRELQRQELEREEEALASKRFRAERQDNKENWLHSRQREAEQRVALARLAGQLESMNDVEELTALLRSAGEYEERKLIRAAIRRVRAQEIEAATLAGRLCSARPNSGLREDSKGRVAHRLEQCEVPEREEQEQQTEVSKPTPTPEGTSQDVTTVTLLLQAPPGSTSSSPASASSSPTAASPEPPLEPAEAQCLTAEVPGAPEPPPSPPKTTSPELQESPTLTSTEGQVVNELLSGPKETPAAQSPTRGPSDTKRADVAGPRPCQRSLSVLSPHQPAQNRESTPLASRPSSFQRAGSVRDRVHKFTSDSLMAARLQDGTPRAALSPLTPARLVGPSLTSTTPASSSSGSSSRGRSDTSSRFSKEQQGVAQPLAQLRSCSQEEGPRGRGLAPRPLENGAGGPVARSEEPGAPLPVAVSTAEPGGSMKTTFTIEIKDGRGQASTGRVLLPTGNQRAELTLGLRAPPTLLSTSSGGKSTITRVNSPGTLARLGSVTHVTSFSHAPPSSRGGCSVKVSPSSPHQSHHPPCPLPTLQMEPEPAEPPSAAVEAANGAEQTRVNKAPEGRSPLSAEELMTIEDEGVLDKMLDQSTDFEERKLIRAALRELRQRKRDQRDKERERRLQEARGRPGEGRGNTATETTTRHSQRAADGSAVSTVTKTERLVHSNDGTRTARTTTVESSFVRRSENGSGSTMMQTKTFSSSSSSKKMGSIFDREDQTSPRAGSLAALEKRQAEKKKELMKAQSLPKTSASQARKAMIEKLEKEGAAGSPGGPRAAVQRSTSFGVPNANSIKQMLLDWCRAKTRGYEHVDIQNFSSSWSDGMAFCALVHNFFPEAFDYGQLSPQNRRQNFEVAFSSAETHADCPQLLDTEDMVRLREPDWKCVYTYIQEFYRCLVQKGLVKTKKS from the exons ATGGCAGACGAGGCCTTAGCTGGGCTGGATGAGGGAGCCCTTCGGAAGCTG CTGGAGGTCACAGCAGATCTGGCAGAGCGGCGGCGCATCCGCTCAGCCATCCGGGAACTGCAGCGGCaggagctggagcgcgaggaggAGGCCCTGGCATCCAAGCGTTTCCGTGCCGAGCGGCAGGACAACAAGGAGAACTGGCTACA CTCTCGGCAGCGGGAAGCGGAGCAGCGGGTTGCCCTGGCACGGCTGGCAGGGCAGCTGGAGTCCATGAACGACGTAGAGGAATTGACTGCACTG TTGCGAAGCGCTGGTGAGTATGAGGAGCGCAAGCTGATCCGAGCTGCCATCCGCCGCGTACGGGCTCAGGAGATTGAGG CTGCCACCTTGGCTGGGAGGTTGTGCAGTGCGCGTCCCAACAGTGGCTTAAGAGAGGACAGCAAGGGGCGAGTGGCACACAGGCTGGAACAGTGTGAG GTGCCAGAGCGAGAGGAACAGGAACAGCAGACAGAGGTCTCAAAGCCAACTCCCACCCCTGAAGGCACCAGCCAGGATGTGACCACAGTGACACTCCTGCTGCAAGCCCCACCTGGGAGCACATCCagctcacctgcctcagccagcAGTTCACCCACCGCTGCCTCTCCTGAGCCTCCATTGGAGCCTGCCGAGGCCCAGTGCCTTACAGCCGAGGTTCCAGGCGCCCCAGAGCCACCCCCCAGCCCACCCAAGACCACCAGCCCTGAGCTTCAGGAGTCTCCAACGCTCACCAGCACTGAGGGCCAGGTGGTCAACGAG CTTCTGTCTGGCCCTAAAGAGACCCCTGCTGCCCAGAGCCCCACCAGAGGCCCTTCTGACACCAAGAGAGCAG ACGTGGCTGGACCCCGACCCTGCCAACGCTCCCTGTCGGTGCTCAGCCCCCACCAGCCAGCCCAGAACCGAG AGTCCACCCCCCTTGCCAGCAGACCTTCCTCGTTCCAGCGGGCTGGCTCTGTGCGGGACCGTGTCCACAAGTTCACATCAGATTCTCTTATGGCTGCTAGGCTCCAGGATGGCACACCCCGGGCTGCCCTAAGTCCCCTGACCCCCGCAAGGCTCGTGGGCCCCTCCCTCACCAGTAccacccctgcctcctcctccagcgGCTCCTCCTCTCGGGGCCGCAGTGATACCTCCTCCCGGTTCAGCAAGGAGCAACAAGGAGTAGCCCAGCCCCTGGCCCAGCTTCGAAGCTGCTCCCAGGAGGAGGGCCCCAGGGGGCGGGGCTTGGCTCCCAGGCCCCTTGAAAACGGAGCAGGGGGGCCTGTGGCACGTTCAGAGGAGCCTGGTGCCCCATTGCCCGTGGCCGTCAGCACTGCCGAGCCAGGGGGCAGTATGAAGACTACATTCACCATCGAGATCAAGGATGGCCGTGGCCAGGCCTCCACAGGCCGGGTGCTGCTGCCCACAGGCAACCAGAGGGCAG AACTGACACTGGGGCTGCGGGCGCCCCCGACCCTACTCAGCACCAGTAGTGGGGGCAAGAGCACCATCACTCGTGTCAACAGCCCTGGGACCCTGGCTCGGCTGGGCAGTGTCACTCATGTCACCAGCTTCAGCCATGCCCCCCCCAGTAGCCGAGGAGGCTGCAGCGTCAAGGTGAGCCCCTCCTCACCCCACCAGTCTCACCATCC TCCATGCCCTCTCCCCACCCTGCAGATGGAACCAGAGCCAGCAGAGCCTCCCTCTGCAGCAGTGGAAGCAGCCAATGGGGCCGAGCAGACCCGAGTGAACAAAGCACCAGAGGGGCGGAGCCCTCTGAGCGCTGAGGAGCTGATGACTATTGAGGACGAAGGAGTCTTGGACAAAATG CTGGATCAGAGCACGGACTTTGAAGAGCGGAAGCTCATCCGGGCTGCACTTCGTGAGCTCCGACAAAGGAAGAGAG ACCAGCGGGACAAGGAGCGGGAACGGCGGCTGCAGGAGGCACGGGGCCGGCCAGGGGAGGGCCGCGGCAACACGGCCACTGAGACCACCACGAGGCACAGCCAGCGGGCAGCTGATGGCTCTGCTGTCAGCACTGTTACCAAGACTGAGCGGCTCGTCCACTCCA ATGATGGCACACGGACGGCCCGCACCACCACAGTGGAGTCAAGTTTCGTGAGGCGCTCGGAGA ATGGCAGTGGCAGCACCATGATGCAAACCAAgaccttctcctcttcctcctcatccaAGAAGATGGGCAG CATCTTCGACCGCGAGGACCAGACCAGCCCACGGGCCGGCAGCCTGGCAGCGCTTGAGAAACGCCAGGCCGAGAAGAAGAAAGAGCTGATGAAGGCGCAGAGTCTGCCCaagacctcagcctcccaggcgcGCAAGGCCATGATTGAGAAGTTGGAGAAGGAGGGCGCGGCCGG CAGCCCTGGCGGACCCCGCGCAGCCGTGCAGCGATCCACCAGCTTCGGGGTCCCCAACGCTAACAGCATCAAGCAGATGCTGCTGGACTGGTGCCGAGCCAAGACTCGCGGCTACGAG CATGTCGACATCCAGAACTTCTCCTCCAGCTGGAGTGATGGGATGGCCTTCTGTGCCCTGGTGCACAACTTCTTCCCTGAGGCCTTCGACTATGGGCAGCTTAGCCCTCAGAACCGACGCCAGAACTTCGAGGTGGCCTTCTCATCTGCGGA GACCCATGCGGACTGCCCGCAGCTCCTGGATACAGAGGACATGGTGCGGCTTCGAGAGCCTGACTGGAAGTGCGTGTACACGTACATCCAGGAGTTCTACCGCTGTCTGGTCCAGAAGGGGCTGGTAAAAACCAAAAAGTCCTAA
- the SMTN gene encoding smoothelin isoform X19, which translates to MADEALAGLDEGALRKLLEVTADLAERRRIRSAIRELQRQELEREEEALASKRFRAERQDNKENWLHSRQREAEQRVALARLAGQLESMNDVEELTALLRSAGEYEERKLIRAAIRRVRAQEIEAATLAGRLCSARPNSGLREDSKGRVAHRLEQCEVPEREEQEQQTEVSKPTPTPEGTSQDVTTVTLLLQAPPGSTSSSPASASSSPTAASPEPPLEPAEAQCLTAEVPGAPEPPPSPPKTTSPELQESPTLTSTEGQVVNELLSGPKETPAAQSPTRGPSDTKRADVAGPRPCQRSLSVLSPHQPAQNRESTPLASRPSSFQRAGSVRDRVHKFTSDSLMAARLQDGTPRAALSPLTPARLVGPSLTSTTPASSSSGSSSRGRSDTSSRFSKEQQGVAQPLAQLRSCSQEEGPRGRGLAPRPLENGAGGPVARSEEPGAPLPVAVSTAEPGGSMKTTFTIEIKDGRGQASTGRVLLPTGNQRAELTLGLRAPPTLLSTSSGGKSTITRVNSPGTLARLGSVTHVTSFSHAPPSSRGGCSVKAAEDAGTPVAHPPAFSTRRRSSTCTTRSTSLMEPEPAEPPSAAVEAANGAEQTRVNKAPEGRSPLSAEELMTIEDEGVLDKMLDQSTDFEERKLIRAALRELRQRKRDGSGSTMMQTKTFSSSSSSKKMGSIFDREDQTSPRAGSLAALEKRQAEKKKELMKAQSLPKTSASQARKAMIEKLEKEGAAGSPGGPRAAVQRSTSFGVPNANSIKQMLLDWCRAKTRGYEHVDIQNFSSSWSDGMAFCALVHNFFPEAFDYGQLSPQNRRQNFEVAFSSAETHADCPQLLDTEDMVRLREPDWKCVYTYIQEFYRCLVQKGLVKTKKS; encoded by the exons ATGGCAGACGAGGCCTTAGCTGGGCTGGATGAGGGAGCCCTTCGGAAGCTG CTGGAGGTCACAGCAGATCTGGCAGAGCGGCGGCGCATCCGCTCAGCCATCCGGGAACTGCAGCGGCaggagctggagcgcgaggaggAGGCCCTGGCATCCAAGCGTTTCCGTGCCGAGCGGCAGGACAACAAGGAGAACTGGCTACA CTCTCGGCAGCGGGAAGCGGAGCAGCGGGTTGCCCTGGCACGGCTGGCAGGGCAGCTGGAGTCCATGAACGACGTAGAGGAATTGACTGCACTG TTGCGAAGCGCTGGTGAGTATGAGGAGCGCAAGCTGATCCGAGCTGCCATCCGCCGCGTACGGGCTCAGGAGATTGAGG CTGCCACCTTGGCTGGGAGGTTGTGCAGTGCGCGTCCCAACAGTGGCTTAAGAGAGGACAGCAAGGGGCGAGTGGCACACAGGCTGGAACAGTGTGAG GTGCCAGAGCGAGAGGAACAGGAACAGCAGACAGAGGTCTCAAAGCCAACTCCCACCCCTGAAGGCACCAGCCAGGATGTGACCACAGTGACACTCCTGCTGCAAGCCCCACCTGGGAGCACATCCagctcacctgcctcagccagcAGTTCACCCACCGCTGCCTCTCCTGAGCCTCCATTGGAGCCTGCCGAGGCCCAGTGCCTTACAGCCGAGGTTCCAGGCGCCCCAGAGCCACCCCCCAGCCCACCCAAGACCACCAGCCCTGAGCTTCAGGAGTCTCCAACGCTCACCAGCACTGAGGGCCAGGTGGTCAACGAG CTTCTGTCTGGCCCTAAAGAGACCCCTGCTGCCCAGAGCCCCACCAGAGGCCCTTCTGACACCAAGAGAGCAG ACGTGGCTGGACCCCGACCCTGCCAACGCTCCCTGTCGGTGCTCAGCCCCCACCAGCCAGCCCAGAACCGAG AGTCCACCCCCCTTGCCAGCAGACCTTCCTCGTTCCAGCGGGCTGGCTCTGTGCGGGACCGTGTCCACAAGTTCACATCAGATTCTCTTATGGCTGCTAGGCTCCAGGATGGCACACCCCGGGCTGCCCTAAGTCCCCTGACCCCCGCAAGGCTCGTGGGCCCCTCCCTCACCAGTAccacccctgcctcctcctccagcgGCTCCTCCTCTCGGGGCCGCAGTGATACCTCCTCCCGGTTCAGCAAGGAGCAACAAGGAGTAGCCCAGCCCCTGGCCCAGCTTCGAAGCTGCTCCCAGGAGGAGGGCCCCAGGGGGCGGGGCTTGGCTCCCAGGCCCCTTGAAAACGGAGCAGGGGGGCCTGTGGCACGTTCAGAGGAGCCTGGTGCCCCATTGCCCGTGGCCGTCAGCACTGCCGAGCCAGGGGGCAGTATGAAGACTACATTCACCATCGAGATCAAGGATGGCCGTGGCCAGGCCTCCACAGGCCGGGTGCTGCTGCCCACAGGCAACCAGAGGGCAG AACTGACACTGGGGCTGCGGGCGCCCCCGACCCTACTCAGCACCAGTAGTGGGGGCAAGAGCACCATCACTCGTGTCAACAGCCCTGGGACCCTGGCTCGGCTGGGCAGTGTCACTCATGTCACCAGCTTCAGCCATGCCCCCCCCAGTAGCCGAGGAGGCTGCAGCGTCAAG GCTGCCGAGGATGCTGGGACCCCTGTGGCCCACCCACCTGCCTTCAGCACCCGCCGCCGCTCCTCCACCTGCACCACCCGCAGCACTAGTCTT ATGGAACCAGAGCCAGCAGAGCCTCCCTCTGCAGCAGTGGAAGCAGCCAATGGGGCCGAGCAGACCCGAGTGAACAAAGCACCAGAGGGGCGGAGCCCTCTGAGCGCTGAGGAGCTGATGACTATTGAGGACGAAGGAGTCTTGGACAAAATG CTGGATCAGAGCACGGACTTTGAAGAGCGGAAGCTCATCCGGGCTGCACTTCGTGAGCTCCGACAAAGGAAGAGAG ATGGCAGTGGCAGCACCATGATGCAAACCAAgaccttctcctcttcctcctcatccaAGAAGATGGGCAG CATCTTCGACCGCGAGGACCAGACCAGCCCACGGGCCGGCAGCCTGGCAGCGCTTGAGAAACGCCAGGCCGAGAAGAAGAAAGAGCTGATGAAGGCGCAGAGTCTGCCCaagacctcagcctcccaggcgcGCAAGGCCATGATTGAGAAGTTGGAGAAGGAGGGCGCGGCCGG CAGCCCTGGCGGACCCCGCGCAGCCGTGCAGCGATCCACCAGCTTCGGGGTCCCCAACGCTAACAGCATCAAGCAGATGCTGCTGGACTGGTGCCGAGCCAAGACTCGCGGCTACGAG CATGTCGACATCCAGAACTTCTCCTCCAGCTGGAGTGATGGGATGGCCTTCTGTGCCCTGGTGCACAACTTCTTCCCTGAGGCCTTCGACTATGGGCAGCTTAGCCCTCAGAACCGACGCCAGAACTTCGAGGTGGCCTTCTCATCTGCGGA GACCCATGCGGACTGCCCGCAGCTCCTGGATACAGAGGACATGGTGCGGCTTCGAGAGCCTGACTGGAAGTGCGTGTACACGTACATCCAGGAGTTCTACCGCTGTCTGGTCCAGAAGGGGCTGGTAAAAACCAAAAAGTCCTAA
- the SMTN gene encoding smoothelin isoform X21 translates to MAARLQDGTPRAALSPLTPARLVGPSLTSTTPASSSSGSSSRGRSDTSSRFSKEQQGVAQPLAQLRSCSQEEGPRGRGLAPRPLENGAGGPVARSEEPGAPLPVAVSTAEPGGSMKTTFTIEIKDGRGQASTGRVLLPTGNQRAELTLGLRAPPTLLSTSSGGKSTITRVNSPGTLARLGSVTHVTSFSHAPPSSRGGCSVKMEPEPAEPPSAAVEAANGAEQTRVNKAPEGRSPLSAEELMTIEDEGVLDKMLDQSTDFEERKLIRAALRELRQRKRDQRDKERERRLQEARGRPGEGRGNTATETTTRHSQRAADGSAVSTVTKTERLVHSNDGTRTARTTTVESSFVRRSENGSGSTMMQTKTFSSSSSSKKMGSIFDREDQTSPRAGSLAALEKRQAEKKKELMKAQSLPKTSASQARKAMIEKLEKEGAAGSPGGPRAAVQRSTSFGVPNANSIKQMLLDWCRAKTRGYEHVDIQNFSSSWSDGMAFCALVHNFFPEAFDYGQLSPQNRRQNFEVAFSSAETHADCPQLLDTEDMVRLREPDWKCVYTYIQEFYRCLVQKGLVKTKKS, encoded by the exons ATGGCTGCTAGGCTCCAGGATGGCACACCCCGGGCTGCCCTAAGTCCCCTGACCCCCGCAAGGCTCGTGGGCCCCTCCCTCACCAGTAccacccctgcctcctcctccagcgGCTCCTCCTCTCGGGGCCGCAGTGATACCTCCTCCCGGTTCAGCAAGGAGCAACAAGGAGTAGCCCAGCCCCTGGCCCAGCTTCGAAGCTGCTCCCAGGAGGAGGGCCCCAGGGGGCGGGGCTTGGCTCCCAGGCCCCTTGAAAACGGAGCAGGGGGGCCTGTGGCACGTTCAGAGGAGCCTGGTGCCCCATTGCCCGTGGCCGTCAGCACTGCCGAGCCAGGGGGCAGTATGAAGACTACATTCACCATCGAGATCAAGGATGGCCGTGGCCAGGCCTCCACAGGCCGGGTGCTGCTGCCCACAGGCAACCAGAGGGCAG AACTGACACTGGGGCTGCGGGCGCCCCCGACCCTACTCAGCACCAGTAGTGGGGGCAAGAGCACCATCACTCGTGTCAACAGCCCTGGGACCCTGGCTCGGCTGGGCAGTGTCACTCATGTCACCAGCTTCAGCCATGCCCCCCCCAGTAGCCGAGGAGGCTGCAGCGTCAAG ATGGAACCAGAGCCAGCAGAGCCTCCCTCTGCAGCAGTGGAAGCAGCCAATGGGGCCGAGCAGACCCGAGTGAACAAAGCACCAGAGGGGCGGAGCCCTCTGAGCGCTGAGGAGCTGATGACTATTGAGGACGAAGGAGTCTTGGACAAAATG CTGGATCAGAGCACGGACTTTGAAGAGCGGAAGCTCATCCGGGCTGCACTTCGTGAGCTCCGACAAAGGAAGAGAG ACCAGCGGGACAAGGAGCGGGAACGGCGGCTGCAGGAGGCACGGGGCCGGCCAGGGGAGGGCCGCGGCAACACGGCCACTGAGACCACCACGAGGCACAGCCAGCGGGCAGCTGATGGCTCTGCTGTCAGCACTGTTACCAAGACTGAGCGGCTCGTCCACTCCA ATGATGGCACACGGACGGCCCGCACCACCACAGTGGAGTCAAGTTTCGTGAGGCGCTCGGAGA ATGGCAGTGGCAGCACCATGATGCAAACCAAgaccttctcctcttcctcctcatccaAGAAGATGGGCAG CATCTTCGACCGCGAGGACCAGACCAGCCCACGGGCCGGCAGCCTGGCAGCGCTTGAGAAACGCCAGGCCGAGAAGAAGAAAGAGCTGATGAAGGCGCAGAGTCTGCCCaagacctcagcctcccaggcgcGCAAGGCCATGATTGAGAAGTTGGAGAAGGAGGGCGCGGCCGG CAGCCCTGGCGGACCCCGCGCAGCCGTGCAGCGATCCACCAGCTTCGGGGTCCCCAACGCTAACAGCATCAAGCAGATGCTGCTGGACTGGTGCCGAGCCAAGACTCGCGGCTACGAG CATGTCGACATCCAGAACTTCTCCTCCAGCTGGAGTGATGGGATGGCCTTCTGTGCCCTGGTGCACAACTTCTTCCCTGAGGCCTTCGACTATGGGCAGCTTAGCCCTCAGAACCGACGCCAGAACTTCGAGGTGGCCTTCTCATCTGCGGA GACCCATGCGGACTGCCCGCAGCTCCTGGATACAGAGGACATGGTGCGGCTTCGAGAGCCTGACTGGAAGTGCGTGTACACGTACATCCAGGAGTTCTACCGCTGTCTGGTCCAGAAGGGGCTGGTAAAAACCAAAAAGTCCTAA